One window from the genome of Salmo salar chromosome ssa25, Ssal_v3.1, whole genome shotgun sequence encodes:
- the si:ch73-390b10.2 gene encoding Golgi pH regulator — MSFLMDSVIMFTSQVLFFGFGWLFFMRQLFKDYEVRQYVVQVVFSITFAFSCTMFELIIFEILGALETSSRYFHWKFNLYVILLVLIFVVPFYIGYFVVSNIRLLQRQKLLFACVVWFTFMYFFWKLGDPFPILSPKHGILSIEQLISRVGVIGVTLMALLSGFGAVNCPYTYMSYFLRNVTESDILALERRLLQTMDMIVSKKKRIAMTRRQMYQRGEDQNKQTGFWGMIKSVTSSPPGSENLSLIQQEVDALEELSRQLFLETVDLQATKERIEYSKTFQGKYFNFLGYFFSIYCVWKIFMATINIVFDRVGKTDPVTRGIEITVNYLGIQFDVKFWSQHISFILVGIIIVTSIRGLLITLTKFFYAISSSKSSNVIVLVLAQIMGMYFVSSVLLMRMSMPLEYRSIVTEVLGELQFNFYHRWFDVIFLVSALSSILFLYLAHKQAPEKHMTP, encoded by the exons ATGTCGTTTCTTATGGATTCAGTGATCATGTTCACCTCACAG GTGCTCTTCTTTGGCTTTGGGTGGCTGTTCTTCATGCGGCAGCTGTTCAAAGACTATGAG GTACGGCAGTATGTGGTCCAAGTTGTGTTCTCCATCACTTTTGCCTTCTCCTGCACCATGTTTGAGCTCATCATCTTTGAGATACTGGGTGCCTTAGAAACTAG TTCCAGGTATTTCCACTGGAAGTTCAACCTATATGTGATTCTACTGGTTCTAATCTTCGTGGTGCCTTTTTATATCGGCTACTTTGTCGTCAGCAACATCCGCCTTT tgCAGAGACAGAAGCTGCTCTTTGCCTGCGTCGTCTGGTTTACCTTCATGTATTTCTTCTGGAAGTTGGGAGACCCTTTCCCCATCCTCAGTCCCAAACATG GTATCCTGTCCATCGAGCAGCTGATCAGTCGTGTTGGGGTCATAGGGGTCACGCTGATGGCTCTATTGTCCGGCTTTGGTGCTGTCAACTGCCCTTACACCTACATGTCCTACTTCCTACG GAATGTGACAGAGAGTGATATTCTTGCCTTGGAGAGGAGACTTCTTCAGACCATGGACATGATCGTCAGCAAAAAGAAACG CATTGCCATGACACGGAGGCAGATGTACCAGCGAGGGGAGGACCAGAACAAACAGACGGGATTCTGGGGCATgatcaagagtgtcacctcctcaCCACCAGGCAGCGAGA ATTTGTCTCTGATCCAGCAGGAAGTGGATGCTCTGGAGGAGCTGAGTCGCCAGCTCTTCCTGGAGACAGTGGACCTGCAGGCCACCAAG GAGCGGATAGAGTACTCCAAGACATTCCAGGGGAAATACTTTAACTTCTTAGGTTATTTCTTCTCCATTTACTGTGTTTGGAAAATCTTCATG GCCACCATCAACATTGTGTTCGACCGTGTAGGGAAGACTGATCCAGTGACGAGAGGGATTGAGATCACAGTTAACTACTTGGGCATTCAGTTTGAT GTGAAGTTCTGGTCTCAGCACATCTCCTTCATCCTGGTGGGCATCATCATCGTCACCTCTATTAGAGGCCTTCTCATCACACTCACTAAG TTCTTCTATGCCATCTCCAGCAGCAAGTCCTCCAATGTTATAGTGCTGGTCCTGGCTCAAATTATG ggGATGTACTTTGTGTCGTCGGTTCTCCTCATGAGGATGAGCATGCCTCTGGAGTATCGCTCCATCGTGACCGAAGTTCTGGGAGAGCTGCAGTTCAACTTCTACCACCGATGGTTCGACGTCATCTTCCTCGTCAGCGCCCTCTCCAGcatcctcttcctctacctcgcCCACAAACAGGCACCCGAGAAGCACATGACCCCCTAG
- the si:ch73-390b10.2 gene encoding Golgi pH regulator isoform X1, whose amino-acid sequence MYFFWKLGDPFPILSPKHGILSIEQLISRVGVIGVTLMALLSGFGAVNCPYTYMSYFLRNVTESDILALERRLLQTMDMIVSKKKRIAMTRRQMYQRGEDQNKQTGFWGMIKSVTSSPPGSENLSLIQQEVDALEELSRQLFLETVDLQATKERIEYSKTFQGKYFNFLGYFFSIYCVWKIFMATINIVFDRVGKTDPVTRGIEITVNYLGIQFDVKFWSQHISFILVGIIIVTSIRGLLITLTKFFYAISSSKSSNVIVLVLAQIMGMYFVSSVLLMRMSMPLEYRSIVTEVLGELQFNFYHRWFDVIFLVSALSSILFLYLAHKQAPEKHMTP is encoded by the exons ATGTATTTCTTCTGGAAGTTGGGAGACCCTTTCCCCATCCTCAGTCCCAAACATG GTATCCTGTCCATCGAGCAGCTGATCAGTCGTGTTGGGGTCATAGGGGTCACGCTGATGGCTCTATTGTCCGGCTTTGGTGCTGTCAACTGCCCTTACACCTACATGTCCTACTTCCTACG GAATGTGACAGAGAGTGATATTCTTGCCTTGGAGAGGAGACTTCTTCAGACCATGGACATGATCGTCAGCAAAAAGAAACG CATTGCCATGACACGGAGGCAGATGTACCAGCGAGGGGAGGACCAGAACAAACAGACGGGATTCTGGGGCATgatcaagagtgtcacctcctcaCCACCAGGCAGCGAGA ATTTGTCTCTGATCCAGCAGGAAGTGGATGCTCTGGAGGAGCTGAGTCGCCAGCTCTTCCTGGAGACAGTGGACCTGCAGGCCACCAAG GAGCGGATAGAGTACTCCAAGACATTCCAGGGGAAATACTTTAACTTCTTAGGTTATTTCTTCTCCATTTACTGTGTTTGGAAAATCTTCATG GCCACCATCAACATTGTGTTCGACCGTGTAGGGAAGACTGATCCAGTGACGAGAGGGATTGAGATCACAGTTAACTACTTGGGCATTCAGTTTGAT GTGAAGTTCTGGTCTCAGCACATCTCCTTCATCCTGGTGGGCATCATCATCGTCACCTCTATTAGAGGCCTTCTCATCACACTCACTAAG TTCTTCTATGCCATCTCCAGCAGCAAGTCCTCCAATGTTATAGTGCTGGTCCTGGCTCAAATTATG ggGATGTACTTTGTGTCGTCGGTTCTCCTCATGAGGATGAGCATGCCTCTGGAGTATCGCTCCATCGTGACCGAAGTTCTGGGAGAGCTGCAGTTCAACTTCTACCACCGATGGTTCGACGTCATCTTCCTCGTCAGCGCCCTCTCCAGcatcctcttcctctacctcgcCCACAAACAGGCACCCGAGAAGCACATGACCCCCTAG
- the LOC106586653 gene encoding Na(+)/H(+) exchange regulatory cofactor NHE-RF3 isoform X2 — MAGYRPRVIVLSKKAGQSFGFLLRVEQGEDGHLIRNLESGSPAKLVGLKDGDRILRVNGTYVDEMDHSRVVDLVKESGASVTFHVLDVASYKQAKTKGVDLSDPHATPTQHAMNGVGGGAPKPKLCYLAKSSGGYGFSLRSIKDERGDLGMFMTEVAPGGVAARAGVKTNDRLIEVNGENMENATHDQIVEKVKASGSSVMFLLVDEDTDKFYKIKRIRIGAGLATVKLLPLKPRIADLVKGSDGYGYFLRTEPNKTGHFIRDIDRGSPAERAGLKEMDRLVAVEDVEVDGCSHEQVVDRIRQCGNKCCLLVVDEDTDTLYKMGGVSPLFYLEEIMESLLPVTPPPSYPESMPALAPAPAPAPVTTDLLKLCKMEKTSVGYGFHLNGIQGVFGQYIKEVVKGGAADRAGLEDGDMVVEVDGVNVEQNSHEQVVGLIRKSGSSLVLLVAGKQANDHFKAKGVAITPQLFIPSSQARSPSPAPSPSLARSHTPAQIDTPATLEEVQEEEDEEAAEPDTTPHQARERTPSVSSAASSSCSSVDERL; from the exons ATGGCTGGGTACAGGCCGAGGGTGATAGTGCTGAGTAAGAAGGCAGGTCAAAGTTTTGGCTTCCTCTTGAGGGTGGAGCAAGGAGAGGATGGTCACCTGATCAGGAACCTGGAGAGTGGCAGCCCGGCCAAGCTGGTGGGTTTGAAGGACGGAGACCGCATCCTCCGGGTCAACGGAACCTATGTGGACGAAATGGACCACTCacgg GTAGTGGACCTGGTGAAGGAGAGCGGTGCGTCTGTCACCTTCCACGTTCTGGATGTGGCATCCTACAAGCAGGCTAAGACTAAGGGGGTGGACCTGTCTGACCCACACGCCACACCTACCCAGCACGCCATGAACGGGGTGGGAGGAGGGGCGCCCAAACCCAAACTCTGCTACCTGGCCAAGTCCAGCGGGGGCTACGGCTTCTCTTTGCGCTCTATCAAAGATGAGAGGG GTGACCTGGGCATGTTCATGACAGAGGTGGCCCCAGGGGGTGTGGCCGCGAGGGCAGGGGTCAAGACCAACGACCGCCTGATAGAGGTCAACGGGGAGAACATGGAGAACGCCACTCATGACCAGATAGTTGAAAAG GTCAAGGCATCAGGCAGCAGCGTCATGTTTCTATTGGTGGATGAGGACACAGACAAGTTCTACAAGATAAAACGCATCAGGATAGGGGCGGGGCTAGCCACAGTGAAGCTCCTCCCACTGAAGCCACGCATCGCAGACTTGGTCAAAGGATCAGACGGCTATGGATACTTCTTAAGGACTGAGCCTAACAAGAcag GCCACTTCATCAGGGACATTGACAGGGGTAGCCCAGCCGAGAGGGCGGGATTAAAGGAGATGGACAGGCTGGTTGCCGTGGAGGAtgtggaagtggatggctgcagcCATGAGCAGGTGGTGGACAGGATCAGACAGTGTGGCAACAAGTGCTGCCTCCTGGTGGTCGATGAAGACACTGACACGCTTTACAAGATG GGAGGCGTTTCTCCTCTGTTCTACTTGGAAGAGATTATGGAATCCCTCCTTCCAGTAACCCCTCCACCCAGCTACCCAGAGTCCATGCCGGCCCTAGCCCCGGCCCCGGCCCCAGCCCCTGTTACCACAGATCTCCTCAAGCTGTGCAAGATGGAGAAGACCTCCGTCGGGTACGGCTTCCACCTCAACGGTATACAGGGAGTCTTTGGCCAGTATATCAAAGAG GTGGTGAAGGGTGGAGCCGCGGACAGGGCTGGTCTAGAGGACGGAGacatggtggtggaggtggacggTGTGAATGTGGAGCAGAACAGTCACGAGCAAGTGGTGGGGTTGATCCGTAagagtggcagctcgctggtacTCCTAGTTGCCGGGAAGCAGGCCAACGACCACTTCAAAGCCAAAGGGGTGGCCATCACTCCTCAGCTCTTCATCCCCTCGTCCCAAGCCAGGTCCCCATCCCCAGCCCCGTCCCCGTCCCTAGCACGGAGCCACACACCAGCCCAGATAGACACCCCAGCCACTCTGGAGGAGGTCCAagaggaggaagacgaggaggCTGCTGAGCCAGACACCACGCCGCACCAGGCACGAGAGAGG aCTCCATCTGTGTCATCAGCAGCATCATCATCTTGCTCGAGTGTTGATGAGAGACTCTGA
- the LOC106586653 gene encoding Na(+)/H(+) exchange regulatory cofactor NHE-RF3 isoform X1, whose amino-acid sequence MTWPPQSPDLNPIEMDMAGYRPRVIVLSKKAGQSFGFLLRVEQGEDGHLIRNLESGSPAKLVGLKDGDRILRVNGTYVDEMDHSRVVDLVKESGASVTFHVLDVASYKQAKTKGVDLSDPHATPTQHAMNGVGGGAPKPKLCYLAKSSGGYGFSLRSIKDERGDLGMFMTEVAPGGVAARAGVKTNDRLIEVNGENMENATHDQIVEKVKASGSSVMFLLVDEDTDKFYKIKRIRIGAGLATVKLLPLKPRIADLVKGSDGYGYFLRTEPNKTGHFIRDIDRGSPAERAGLKEMDRLVAVEDVEVDGCSHEQVVDRIRQCGNKCCLLVVDEDTDTLYKMGGVSPLFYLEEIMESLLPVTPPPSYPESMPALAPAPAPAPVTTDLLKLCKMEKTSVGYGFHLNGIQGVFGQYIKEVVKGGAADRAGLEDGDMVVEVDGVNVEQNSHEQVVGLIRKSGSSLVLLVAGKQANDHFKAKGVAITPQLFIPSSQARSPSPAPSPSLARSHTPAQIDTPATLEEVQEEEDEEAAEPDTTPHQARERTPSVSSAASSSCSSVDERL is encoded by the exons atgacctggcctccacaatcacccgacctcaacccaattgagatg GACATGGCTGGGTACAGGCCGAGGGTGATAGTGCTGAGTAAGAAGGCAGGTCAAAGTTTTGGCTTCCTCTTGAGGGTGGAGCAAGGAGAGGATGGTCACCTGATCAGGAACCTGGAGAGTGGCAGCCCGGCCAAGCTGGTGGGTTTGAAGGACGGAGACCGCATCCTCCGGGTCAACGGAACCTATGTGGACGAAATGGACCACTCacgg GTAGTGGACCTGGTGAAGGAGAGCGGTGCGTCTGTCACCTTCCACGTTCTGGATGTGGCATCCTACAAGCAGGCTAAGACTAAGGGGGTGGACCTGTCTGACCCACACGCCACACCTACCCAGCACGCCATGAACGGGGTGGGAGGAGGGGCGCCCAAACCCAAACTCTGCTACCTGGCCAAGTCCAGCGGGGGCTACGGCTTCTCTTTGCGCTCTATCAAAGATGAGAGGG GTGACCTGGGCATGTTCATGACAGAGGTGGCCCCAGGGGGTGTGGCCGCGAGGGCAGGGGTCAAGACCAACGACCGCCTGATAGAGGTCAACGGGGAGAACATGGAGAACGCCACTCATGACCAGATAGTTGAAAAG GTCAAGGCATCAGGCAGCAGCGTCATGTTTCTATTGGTGGATGAGGACACAGACAAGTTCTACAAGATAAAACGCATCAGGATAGGGGCGGGGCTAGCCACAGTGAAGCTCCTCCCACTGAAGCCACGCATCGCAGACTTGGTCAAAGGATCAGACGGCTATGGATACTTCTTAAGGACTGAGCCTAACAAGAcag GCCACTTCATCAGGGACATTGACAGGGGTAGCCCAGCCGAGAGGGCGGGATTAAAGGAGATGGACAGGCTGGTTGCCGTGGAGGAtgtggaagtggatggctgcagcCATGAGCAGGTGGTGGACAGGATCAGACAGTGTGGCAACAAGTGCTGCCTCCTGGTGGTCGATGAAGACACTGACACGCTTTACAAGATG GGAGGCGTTTCTCCTCTGTTCTACTTGGAAGAGATTATGGAATCCCTCCTTCCAGTAACCCCTCCACCCAGCTACCCAGAGTCCATGCCGGCCCTAGCCCCGGCCCCGGCCCCAGCCCCTGTTACCACAGATCTCCTCAAGCTGTGCAAGATGGAGAAGACCTCCGTCGGGTACGGCTTCCACCTCAACGGTATACAGGGAGTCTTTGGCCAGTATATCAAAGAG GTGGTGAAGGGTGGAGCCGCGGACAGGGCTGGTCTAGAGGACGGAGacatggtggtggaggtggacggTGTGAATGTGGAGCAGAACAGTCACGAGCAAGTGGTGGGGTTGATCCGTAagagtggcagctcgctggtacTCCTAGTTGCCGGGAAGCAGGCCAACGACCACTTCAAAGCCAAAGGGGTGGCCATCACTCCTCAGCTCTTCATCCCCTCGTCCCAAGCCAGGTCCCCATCCCCAGCCCCGTCCCCGTCCCTAGCACGGAGCCACACACCAGCCCAGATAGACACCCCAGCCACTCTGGAGGAGGTCCAagaggaggaagacgaggaggCTGCTGAGCCAGACACCACGCCGCACCAGGCACGAGAGAGG aCTCCATCTGTGTCATCAGCAGCATCATCATCTTGCTCGAGTGTTGATGAGAGACTCTGA